In Leptospira ellinghausenii, the following proteins share a genomic window:
- the lsa25 gene encoding surface adhesin Lsa25, whose protein sequence is MKKLHYCFALLAISLFINCEMKPVDDVFGLSPEETNQLFAGLLANQSLRDNGNGTVTDAISNLVWQKCSHGQIYRSGFNDCLGAPQGSIYNPYDSSRAGAIQVAFCDSKTHACNSINFPQVIQGFSSISIQGTSELYAACQNSNFLGHTWRVPTPIEYQRLVIPGRAATLQFFPSTQEEDYWTAWSNQDDLPGETAFAISFDRQSYGVQRSVVKTQRNYVRCVRQGP, encoded by the coding sequence ATGAAAAAACTTCATTACTGTTTTGCTCTTTTGGCAATTTCTTTATTCATCAACTGCGAAATGAAACCTGTAGACGATGTCTTTGGATTAAGTCCAGAAGAAACCAACCAACTTTTCGCAGGACTCTTGGCAAATCAGAGTTTGCGTGATAATGGAAATGGAACCGTGACAGACGCAATTTCCAATTTGGTTTGGCAAAAATGTTCACACGGTCAAATATACCGATCGGGATTTAATGATTGTTTGGGGGCTCCTCAAGGATCCATTTACAACCCTTATGATTCCAGTCGAGCTGGTGCAATCCAAGTTGCGTTTTGTGATTCCAAAACGCATGCTTGTAATTCGATCAACTTCCCTCAAGTGATCCAAGGATTTTCATCCATCAGTATCCAAGGAACAAGTGAGTTGTATGCAGCATGCCAAAATAGTAACTTTTTAGGGCATACTTGGCGAGTTCCAACTCCCATTGAATACCAACGATTGGTGATTCCTGGACGTGCAGCAACTTTACAATTTTTTCCATCCACCCAAGAGGAAGATTATTGGACTGCTTGGTCTAACCAAGACGATTTACCAGGTGAAACTGCGTTTGCAATTTCGTTTGACCGTCAATCCTATGGAGTCCAACGTTCCGTCGTAAAAACACAAAGGAATTATGTCCGTTGTGTGAGACAGGGTCCTTAA